One genomic region from Amia ocellicauda isolate fAmiCal2 chromosome 4, fAmiCal2.hap1, whole genome shotgun sequence encodes:
- the psmc3 gene encoding 26S proteasome regulatory subunit 6A → MASLNDRSVWDEVEDGIGEEVLKMSTEEIIQRTRLLDSEIKIMKSEVLRVTHELQAMKDKIKENTEKIKVNKTLPYLVSNVIELLDVDPNDQEEDGANIDLDSQRKGKCAVIKTSTRQTYFLPVIGLVDAEKLKPGDLVGVNKDSYLILETLPTEYDSRVKAMEVDERPTEQYSDIGGLDKQIQELVEAIVLPMNHKEKFENLGIQPPKGVLMYGPPGTGKTLLARACAAQTKATFLKLAGPQLVQMFIGDGAKLVRDAFALAKEKAPSIIFIDELDAIGTKRFDSEKAGDREVQRTMLELLNQLDGFQPNMQVKVIAATNRVDILDPALLRSGRLDRKIEFPMPNEEARARIMQIHSRKMNVSQDVNYEELARCTDDFNGAQCKAVCVEAGMIALRRGATELTHEDYMEGILEVQAKKKANLQYYA, encoded by the exons ATGGCGTCTCTGAATGACAGATCAGTTTGGGACGAGGTGGAG GATGGGATCGGGGAGGAGGTGCTCAAGATGTCCACCGAGGAGATTATCCAGAGGACGCGCCTCTTGGACAGTGAGATTAAG ATCATGAAAAGTGAGGTCTTGAGGGTCACCCACGAACTCCAGGCTATGAAGGATAAGATCAAAGAGAACACGGAGAAGATCAAAGTGAACAAGACCCTGCCGTACCTCGTCTCCAACGTCATTgag CTGCTGGACGTGGACCCAAATGATCAGGAAGAAGACGGAGCCAACATTGATCTGGACTCCCAGAGGAAAGGCAAATGTGCCGTGATTAAAACATCCACACGGCAG ACATACTTCCTCCCTGTCATCGGATTGGTCGATGCCGAGAAGCTGAAACCAGGAGACCTCGTG GGGGTGAACAAGGACTCGTACCTCATCCTGGAGACTCTGCCCACGGAGTACGATTCCCGGGTGAAGGCCATGGAGGTGGATGAGCGCCCCACCGAGCAGTACAGTGACATCGGGGGTCTGGACAAGCAGATCCAGGAG CTGGTGGAAGCCATTGTGTTGCCCATGAACCACAAGGAGAAGTTTGAGAACCTGGGGATCCAGCCGCCCAAGGGGGTCCTGATGTACGGCCCACCAGGGACGGGCAAGACGCTGCTGGCCAGAGCCTGTGCTGCCCAGACTAAG GCTACTTTCCTGAAGCTGGCCGGCCCACAGCTGGTCCAGATGTTCATTGGAGATGGAGCCAAACTGGTTCGAGATGCCTTTGCTTTGGCCAAAGAGAAGGCCCCCTCCATCATCTTCATCGATGAGCTGGATGCCATCGGCACCAAACG GTTTGACAGCGAGAAGGCGGGGGACCGTGAGGTGCAGAGGACCATGCTGGAGCTGCTCAACCAGCTTGATGGCTTCCAGCCCAACATGCAAGTCAAG GTCATCGCTGCCACGAACAGAGTGGACATCCTGGACCCGGCGCTGCTGCGCTCCGGCCGGCTGGACCGCAAGATTGAGTTCCCCATGCCCAAtgaggaggcccgggcccgcaTCATGCAGATCCACTCACGCAAGATGAACGTCAG TCAGGACGTGAACTACGAGGAGCTTGCCCGCTGCACGGACGACTTCAACGGAGCGCAGTGCAAGGCGGTCTGCGTGGAGGCA GGTATGATCGCTCTGCGCCGGGGGGCCACCGAACTGACCCACGAGGACTACATGGAGGGCATCCTGGAGGTCCAGGCCAAGAAGAAGGCCAACCTGCAGTACTACGCCTGA